In a single window of the Campylobacter hyointestinalis subsp. lawsonii genome:
- a CDS encoding ABC transporter substrate-binding protein: protein MKKIIFIFIISVSFCFALNINQIDQTMKTDLDKTLSILRDKSLDNDKKSQKLFEMFDSYFDYKLMAKLALSKHYDSLNDDEKTRFSEAFERRLKKSFTDKLVFYTDQNIEIIGSQRPNPNRYFLDTQILNDGTIYKIIFKFYKANEDDFLIYDVDILGVSIIQTYRTQFNNLSGNLSFDQILKRLDTTNLPDNQTAKK from the coding sequence TTGAAAAAAATTATATTTATTTTTATTATAAGCGTTAGCTTTTGTTTTGCTTTAAATATCAATCAGATAGATCAAACGATGAAAACAGATCTTGATAAAACTCTTTCTATACTAAGAGATAAATCTTTGGATAATGATAAAAAATCACAAAAATTATTTGAGATGTTTGACTCATATTTCGACTACAAGCTCATGGCAAAGCTAGCACTTTCAAAACATTACGATAGTTTAAATGACGATGAAAAAACTAGGTTTTCAGAGGCTTTTGAGAGAAGACTTAAAAAGTCTTTTACTGATAAACTTGTATTCTATACAGATCAGAACATAGAAATAATAGGTTCTCAAAGACCAAATCCAAATCGTTATTTTTTAGATACTCAAATTCTAAATGATGGAACTATCTATAAGATAATTTTTAAATTTTATAAAGCAAACGAAGATGATTTTTTGATATATGATGTCGATATATTAGGCGTTAGCATTATCCAAACATACAGAACTCAATTCAATAATTTAAGCGGAAATTTAAGCTTTGATCAGATACTAAAAAGACTAGATACCACAAATTTGCCAGATAATCAAACAGCAAAAAAATAA
- a CDS encoding MlaA family lipoprotein, which yields MKLSIIILIFISSLFASDISSFESEYQEQSDFDPLSGYNRVMTDINDVLYKNLFIPVFRGYDYVMPDEGQTAISNFFYNILYPIRLINNLLQFKFKNAGDETLRFVANTIVGFAGISDVATNVYGIRKHDEDFGQTLGYWGMGSGFPVVLPVLGQSNLRDMFGLGGDYFANPISYMNVWWAKDSKFINFSTSVFMKINEESLDPNRYINLTSDAIDLYPFIKNAYEQHRNALIKE from the coding sequence ATGAAATTATCTATTATTATTTTAATCTTTATAAGCAGTTTGTTTGCTAGTGACATATCATCGTTTGAGAGCGAGTATCAAGAACAAAGCGACTTTGATCCGCTTAGCGGCTACAATAGAGTTATGACAGATATCAATGATGTACTTTATAAAAATCTATTTATACCTGTATTTAGAGGTTATGACTATGTTATGCCAGATGAGGGACAAACTGCTATTAGCAACTTTTTTTATAATATTTTGTATCCCATAAGACTTATAAATAATCTTTTACAATTTAAATTTAAAAACGCCGGCGATGAAACTCTAAGATTTGTAGCAAATACTATAGTCGGTTTTGCAGGTATTAGTGACGTAGCTACAAATGTTTATGGGATTAGAAAGCACGATGAGGATTTTGGTCAAACGCTTGGATACTGGGGTATGGGAAGTGGATTTCCAGTAGTTTTGCCAGTACTTGGACAATCAAATTTAAGAGATATGTTTGGACTAGGTGGTGATTATTTTGCAAATCCTATTAGTTATATGAATGTTTGGTGGGCAAAAGATAGTAAATTTATAAACTTTAGCACGTCAGTCTTTATGAAAATAAATGAAGAATCTCTAGATCCAAATAGATATATAAATTTAACAAGCGATGCTATAGACCTGTATCCGTTTATCAAAAACGCCTATGAACAACATAGAAATGCACTAATAAAGGAATGA
- a CDS encoding TOBE domain-containing protein translates to MKADINLALFLEGDTALLAKHIKLLKAIDKTKSITKAAKEEDISYKNAWDSLDLLNNKSKFPLIVRANGNRKNSGSELSDYAKKLIKTYDAILKAQKAFLDEICKDEDINENTIMQLAKMNIKLSARNQLLVTITDIKTGAVNSQITAKLSSGETLKANITVESQQNLGLSVGKEVLFLFKAPSVILSKDELDSAQISAENQLKGKVLEAKLGSVNAEICVQIGQHQKIVSIITNRSAADMGISVGDNITAMIKANDILVGA, encoded by the coding sequence ATGAAAGCTGATATCAACCTAGCACTATTTTTAGAAGGCGACACTGCATTATTAGCAAAACATATCAAACTTTTAAAAGCGATAGATAAAACAAAAAGCATAACAAAAGCAGCTAAAGAAGAGGATATTTCATATAAAAATGCTTGGGATAGTTTAGATCTTTTAAATAATAAATCAAAATTTCCTCTGATAGTACGAGCAAATGGAAATAGAAAAAATAGCGGTAGCGAACTAAGCGATTATGCTAAAAAATTAATAAAAACTTATGATGCCATACTAAAAGCACAAAAAGCATTTTTAGATGAGATCTGCAAAGATGAAGATATAAACGAAAATACTATAATGCAGCTTGCAAAAATGAATATAAAACTAAGTGCTAGAAATCAACTTTTAGTAACTATAACAGACATAAAAACAGGCGCGGTAAACTCACAGATCACAGCAAAGCTAAGTAGTGGCGAAACACTAAAAGCCAACATTACTGTAGAAAGTCAGCAAAATCTAGGACTAAGCGTTGGAAAAGAAGTGCTATTTTTGTTTAAAGCTCCAAGCGTTATACTCTCAAAAGATGAGCTTGATAGCGCGCAAATATCTGCTGAAAATCAACTAAAAGGTAAAGTCTTAGAAGCGAAGCTAGGTAGCGTAAATGCAGAAATTTGTGTACAGATCGGACAACATCAAAAGATAGTATCTATCATCACAAATAGATCAGCTGCAGATATGGGGATAAGCG